A single region of the Ascaphus truei isolate aAscTru1 chromosome 6, aAscTru1.hap1, whole genome shotgun sequence genome encodes:
- the LOC142498134 gene encoding extracellular calcium-sensing receptor-like, with the protein MIFTIEEINQNSTLLPNQRLGFSIYDSCDTSMKALKSTMMLLTGQKYPIPNYSCKSNPPMAAVLGDDKSRVSISVARLLGIQKFPQISYASSVKVLSDKIQFPSFLRTTPSDDFQSYGLARLVIHYGWTWVGILADASDYGQQGAYILVEQLEKKGVCIDFLTTIPTEYSESRIHYIVQVIKKSTVNAIIVFSSDVSFYPVMTEIAKNNVTGKVWISSDGWSVAFIFNKMEFLKTMHGSLGFSMRRGDMPMFKNFLMKLHPSKTPEDVFIHRFWEIIFNCHWPSLRGNQTESDNDATTLCTGSEQLEGLNITFFDMTHLRAAYNVYNAVYAVAHGLHDLSSCKPGKGPFTNGSCADIKGFKSWQVLYYLKNIRFTNNMGEEVFFNENGDPPAKYDILNWKLSDEGDSMKYVNVARFDSNAHPGQELIFDGEPIEWNGGVLNPPQSVCSKSCPAGYRKAAQTGRPSCCFDCILCSEGEISNTTDSLECINCPDDYWSNESRDQCIKKNIELLSYEEPLGAILAGAAVTTAIIPAIILYVFILFRHTPIVKANNRELSYLLLVALVLCVLCSLVFIGQPRALTCMLRQAAFGIIFAFGISCVLAKTLIVVLAFNATKPNKTLKQWVGPQLSKFIVATGTLIQVVICAIWLSTYPPFPVKNTKTTTNKIIFECNEGSATAFWCMLGYMGVLALVSFVVAFLSRKLPDSFNEAKFITFSMLVFVSVWLSFIPAYLSTRGKYMVAVEVFAIVTSSAGLMSCIFFPKCYIILLRPDRNTRDYLMKRGEYSHKKEKH; encoded by the exons ATGATTTTTACAATTGAAGAGATCAATCAAAACTCTACCTTACTCCCAAACCAGAGGCTCGGCTTTTCAATCTACGATTCCTGTGATACATCAATGAAAGCTCTGAAAAGCACTATGATGCTCCTCACTGGGCAGAAATATCCCATCCCAAATTACAGCTGCAAATCAAATCCACCAATGGCTGCAGTTCTGGGGGATGACAAATCCAGAGTATCCATAAGTGTGGCCAGACTGTTAGGAATCCAGAAATTTCCACAG ATCAGTTATGCCTCTTCAGTGAAAGTTTTGAGTGACAAGATACAATTTCCATCCTTTCTGAGGACCACTCCAAGTGATGACTTCCAGTCCTATGGCCTGGCCAGATTGGTTATACACTATGGGTGGACATGGGTGGGCATACTCGCTGATGCGAGTGATTATGGACAGCAAGGGGCTTATATTTTGGTGGAACAACTAGAAAAGAAAGGTGTTTGCATTGACTTCCTCACAACCATTCCCACTGAGTATTCAGAATCTAGAATTCATTATATTGTCCAGGTAATTAAGAAATCAACAGTCAATGCCATTATTGTCTTCTCATCGGATGTGAGTTTTTATCCAGTAATGACAGAAATAGCTAAGAATAACGTGACAGGAAAAGTCTGGATCAGCAGCGATGGTTGGTCTGTAGCTTTTATATTTAATAAGATGGAGTTTTTGAAGACAATGCACGGGAGCCTTGGTTTTTCCATGCGAAGAGGGGATATGCCCATGTTTAAAAACTTCCTTATGAAACTTCATCCCTCAAAGACTCCTGAGGATGTTTTTATTCATCGTTTTTGGGAAATTATATTTAATTGTCATTGGCCAAGTCTGAGAGGGAATCAGACAGAATCAGACAATGATGCGACTACGTTGTGCACTGGCTCAGAGCAACTAGAAGGTCTAAACATTACATTCTTTGATATGACTCATTTACGAGCTGCCTACAACGTGTATAATGCTGTTTATGCGGTGGCTCATGGCCTCCATGACCTAAGCTCCTGCAAACCAGGAAAAGGACCTTTTACAAATGGGTCCTGTGCAGATATCAAAGGCTTCAAATCCTGGCAG GTTCTTTACTACTTAAAGAATATCCGTTTCACAAACAACATGGGTGAGGAGGTATTTTTTAATGAAAATGGGGATCCACCAGCTAAATATGATATTTTGAACTGGAAGCTGAGTGATGAAGGGGATTCCATGAAATATGTCAATGTTGCTCGGTTTGATTCGAATGCCCATCCTGGTCAGGAACTCATCTTTGATGGAGAACCCATTGAGTGGAATGGGGGAGTGTTAAAC CCACCTCAATCTGTCTGCAGCAAAAGCTGCCCAGCTGGTTACAGGAAGGCAGCTCAGACAGGGAGGCCATCCTGCTGCTTTGACTGTATTTTGTGCTCTGAAGGGGAAATCTCAAATACAACAG ATTCCTTGGAGTGCATAAACTGCCCAGATGACTACTGGTCCAATGAAAGTCGAGATCAATGCATTAAAAAGAACATAGAGTTACTTTCCTATGAGGAACCATTGGGAGCAATCCTTGCCGGCGCAGCAGTAACTACAGCCATAATTCCTGCTATCATTTTATATGTCTTCATCCTGTTTCGTCACACACCCATTGTTAAAGCCAACAACCGTGAACTCAGTTACTTGCTGCTAGTTGCTCTTGTCCTCTGTGTCCTTTgttcactagtgtttattggACAACCCAGGGCACTGACCTGTATGCTTCGGCAGGCTGCCTTTGGGATCATATTTGCTTTTGGAATCTCCTGTGTTCTGGCCAAAACCCTCATTGTGGTCCTTGCCTTCAATGCCACAAAACCCAACAAAACCCTTAAGCAATGGGTTGGGCCCCAGTTGTCCAAATTCATTGTTGCAACTGGAACATTAATTCAGGTGGTGATCTGTGCCATATGGCTATCAACCTACCCTCCGTTCCCGGTAAAGAATACCAAAACCACAACTAACAAGATTATTTTTGAATGCAATGAAGGATCAGCCACTGCATTCTGGTGTATGTTGGGGTACATGGGCGTTCTTGCCCTGGTGAGTTTTGTGGTGGCCTTTTTATCTAGGAAACTGCCTGACAGCTTCAATGAAGCCAAGTTTATTACATTCAGCATGTtggtgtttgtcagtgtgtggtTGTCCTTCATCCCAGCCTATCTCAGCACTCGAGGGAAGTACATGGTTGCAGTTGAAGTTTTTGCCATTGTAACCTCTAGTGCTGGTCTGATGAGCTGTATATTCTTTCCCAAGTGTTACATTATATTATTAAGACCTGACCGTAACACCAGAGATTACCTGATGAAAAGGGGAGAATACAGCCATAAAAAGGAGAAACACTGA